In Rhizobiales bacterium NRL2, a genomic segment contains:
- a CDS encoding GTP-binding protein TypA produces MSTDRRNIAIIAHVDHGKTTLVDALFRQSGTVKAHQQIAERAMDSSDLEKERGITILAKCTSVMYGETRINIVDTPGHADFGGEVERILSMVDGVILLVDAAEGPMPQTKFVTSKALGLGLKPIVVVNKVDRGDARPEAVHEEVFDLFAALDANDEQLDFPVLYAVGRDGWAAETPDDRGGDLKPLFELIMRHVPAPGGDPAKPFRMLASLLDADPFLGRTLTGKVYDGTIRPNQTVQALSRDGKKVETLRVTKLLSFDGLERTPIDEARAGDIIAIAGVTAAGVSNTICDPTVTDPIPAQPVDPPTLAVTFSINDSPLAGRDGGKVQSRVIRDRLLKEAEGNVAIRVTETADKDAYEVAGRGELQLGVLIETMRREGFELSISRPRVLFREDEQGNRIEPMEDVVIDVDDEFSGIVVEKMAGRKGELVDMRPSGEGRTRITFVAPSRGLIGYHGEFLTDTRGTGIMNRVFHGFAPWKGPIQGRRNGVLISLETGRSVAYALWNLEERGVMFVGAGEDIYDGMIIGENARSGDLEVNPLKGKKLTNIRAAGKDDAVDLTPPRRMSLEQAIAYIDDDELVEVTPGHIRLRKRFLDRHERKKSERRAAS; encoded by the coding sequence ATGAGCACAGATCGCCGCAACATCGCCATCATCGCCCATGTCGATCATGGCAAGACCACCCTTGTGGATGCACTCTTCCGGCAGTCCGGCACCGTCAAGGCGCATCAGCAGATCGCGGAGCGCGCCATGGACTCCAGCGACCTGGAGAAGGAGCGCGGCATCACCATTCTCGCCAAATGCACCTCGGTGATGTACGGCGAGACCCGCATCAACATCGTTGACACGCCCGGCCACGCCGATTTCGGCGGCGAGGTGGAGCGCATCCTGTCGATGGTCGACGGCGTCATCCTGCTGGTCGACGCGGCCGAGGGGCCGATGCCGCAGACCAAGTTCGTCACCTCCAAGGCGCTCGGCCTGGGTCTGAAGCCCATCGTCGTGGTCAACAAGGTCGACCGCGGCGACGCCCGTCCCGAGGCGGTTCACGAGGAGGTCTTCGACCTGTTCGCCGCCCTCGACGCCAATGACGAACAGCTCGATTTCCCGGTCCTCTATGCCGTGGGCCGCGACGGCTGGGCCGCCGAGACCCCCGACGACCGCGGCGGCGACCTGAAGCCGCTGTTCGAGCTGATCATGCGCCACGTGCCCGCACCCGGCGGCGATCCGGCCAAGCCGTTCCGCATGCTGGCCAGCCTGCTCGACGCCGACCCCTTCCTGGGCCGCACGCTGACCGGCAAGGTCTATGACGGGACGATCCGCCCCAACCAGACCGTCCAGGCGCTGAGCCGCGATGGGAAGAAGGTCGAGACGCTGCGGGTGACCAAGCTGCTCAGCTTCGACGGACTGGAGCGCACGCCGATCGACGAGGCGCGCGCAGGCGACATCATCGCCATCGCCGGCGTCACCGCCGCCGGCGTCTCCAACACCATCTGCGACCCGACGGTCACCGACCCGATCCCGGCCCAGCCGGTCGATCCGCCGACCCTGGCGGTCACCTTCAGCATCAACGATTCGCCGCTGGCCGGCCGCGACGGCGGCAAGGTGCAGAGCCGCGTCATCCGCGACCGCCTGCTGAAGGAGGCGGAAGGCAACGTCGCCATCCGCGTCACCGAGACGGCCGACAAGGACGCCTACGAGGTCGCCGGCCGGGGCGAGCTGCAGCTGGGCGTGCTGATCGAGACCATGCGCCGGGAAGGCTTCGAGCTTTCGATCTCGCGTCCCCGCGTCCTGTTCCGCGAGGACGAGCAGGGCAACCGCATCGAGCCGATGGAGGACGTCGTCATCGACGTCGACGACGAGTTCTCCGGCATCGTCGTGGAGAAGATGGCCGGCCGCAAGGGCGAGCTGGTCGACATGCGCCCCTCCGGCGAGGGCCGGACCCGGATTACCTTCGTCGCGCCCTCGCGCGGGCTGATCGGCTATCACGGCGAGTTCCTGACCGACACGCGCGGCACCGGCATCATGAACCGCGTCTTTCACGGCTTCGCGCCCTGGAAGGGGCCGATCCAGGGACGCCGCAACGGCGTTCTGATCAGCCTGGAGACCGGCCGGTCGGTGGCCTATGCCCTGTGGAACCTGGAAGAGCGCGGCGTCATGTTCGTCGGCGCCGGCGAGGACATCTACGACGGCATGATCATCGGCGAGAACGCGCGCTCCGGCGACCTGGAGGTCAACCCGCTCAAGGGCAAGAAGCTGACCAACATCCGCGCCGCCGGCAAGGACGACGCTGTCGACCTGACGCCGCCGCGGCGGATGAGCCTGGAGCAGGCCATCGCCTATATCGACGACGACGAGCTGGTCGAGGTCACGCCCGGCCACATCCGGCTGCGCAAGCGCTTCCTGGACCGCCACGAGCGCAAGAAGTCCGAGCGCCGCGCGGCGTCGTGA
- a CDS encoding bifunctional proline dehydrogenase/L-glutamate gamma-semialdehyde dehydrogenase (proline utilization protein A; multifunctional protein that functions in proline catabolism in the first two enzymatic steps resulting in the conversion of proline to glutamate; in Escherichia coli this protein self regulates transcription via a DNA-binding domain at the N-terminus but the proteins from this group do not and in addition appear to have a truncated C-terminal domain), translated as MTETLDEIRQRLRAAILADEAETIARLREDARLSPAERDAVSHRGAGLVRSVREAGPPVALEAFLSEYGLSTREGVALMCLAEAMLRVPDAETIDELIRDKIAPHDWGSHVGDSGSIMVNASTWALMLTGRVLEDEEPGIAGALRGLVRRMGEPVIRTAVAGAMKELGGQFVLGQTIDEAMKRGRGMEEKGYTYSYDMLGEAARTEADAARYREAYRTAIASIAKHAKSDEIAANPGISVKLSALHPRYEFGKGEAMIGTLAERTLELARQAARAGIGFNIDAEEADRLDPSLDVIERVLSDPELAGWDGFGVVVQAYGQRAGPVLDWLHALAEKLDRRIMVRLVKGAYWDTEIKRAQVMGLDGFPVFTRKINTDISYIAHARKLLEMRGRIYPQFATHNAHTAAAVLHMAGNRMEGFEFQRLHGMGEALHEAVRKKDGTRCRIYAPVGKHRDLLAYLVRRLLENGANSSFVHQIADTEVPPEEIARDPFAELEKVESVAHPKIARGAELYGKGRRNSKGWDVTDPADVARIEAGRAPFASPHQWTAGAEGTVRGVINPANPDDVVGHVYEADAAMAEAAVGRAASAQPGWAATAVAERGAILNRAADLYEAATEEFFAIAAREAGKTPLDAVAEVREAVDFLRYYAMQAPRVEQGTAARGVIACISPWNFPLAIFTGQVAAALATGNAVIAKPAEQTPLIAARAVEAMHEAGVPADVLQLLPGDGPSVGAPLAADPRIAGVCFTGSTEVAKRIERQLAETGPAEAMLIAETGGLNAMIVDSTALPEQAVRDILASAFQSAGQRCSALRVLYVQDDVADTMLEMLFGAMDSQALGDPWSYATDVGPVIDEEARDDIRAYVDAAERKGRVLKRMAVPERGLFVGPVAIEVSGIGEMEREVFGPVLHIARYDAEKVDDVVRDINARGYGLTFGMHSRIDRRVQDLVEGVHVGNLYVNRNQIGAIVGCQPFGGEGLSGTGPKAGGPHYLRRFRRAVEGAQDAPSDKTIDAGDLRKALSKLDAGGWAGQPGRVTALRNALRGRAEEAMAAAAALDCGPIDLPGPTGESNRYWLSPRGPVICLGPTPEAALDQAVQALRVGAPALMVCPGAADATQPLIEAKLPVAALDGEADAAALAELEIGVAAFCGGTDRMRALKQALAAREGPITPLITERIHPAAFAHERAICIDTTAAGGNAQLLGSV; from the coding sequence ATGACAGAGACGCTCGACGAGATCCGCCAGCGGCTCCGGGCCGCGATCCTGGCCGACGAGGCCGAGACCATCGCCCGGCTGCGGGAAGATGCGCGGCTGTCGCCGGCGGAACGCGATGCCGTCAGTCACCGTGGCGCCGGCCTCGTCCGGTCGGTGCGGGAAGCCGGTCCGCCCGTGGCGCTGGAAGCCTTCCTTTCCGAATACGGCCTGTCGACGCGGGAGGGCGTGGCGCTGATGTGCCTGGCTGAGGCCATGTTGCGGGTGCCCGATGCGGAAACCATCGACGAACTGATCCGCGACAAGATCGCGCCGCACGACTGGGGCAGCCATGTGGGCGATTCCGGCTCCATCATGGTCAACGCCTCGACCTGGGCGCTGATGCTGACCGGCCGGGTGCTGGAGGACGAGGAGCCGGGCATTGCCGGCGCCCTGCGCGGGCTGGTGCGGCGGATGGGCGAGCCTGTCATCCGCACGGCGGTCGCCGGCGCCATGAAGGAACTGGGCGGGCAGTTCGTCCTCGGCCAGACGATCGACGAGGCGATGAAGCGCGGCCGAGGCATGGAGGAGAAGGGTTACACCTACTCCTATGACATGCTGGGCGAAGCCGCGCGGACCGAGGCCGATGCGGCGCGCTACCGGGAGGCCTACCGCACCGCCATCGCTTCGATCGCGAAGCACGCGAAGTCCGACGAGATCGCCGCCAATCCCGGCATATCGGTCAAGCTCTCGGCCCTGCACCCGCGCTACGAGTTCGGCAAGGGCGAAGCGATGATCGGGACGCTGGCGGAACGGACGCTCGAGCTCGCCCGGCAGGCCGCCAGGGCCGGGATCGGCTTCAACATCGACGCCGAGGAGGCCGACCGTCTCGACCCCTCGCTGGACGTGATCGAGCGCGTGCTCTCCGATCCGGAACTTGCCGGCTGGGATGGCTTCGGCGTGGTGGTCCAGGCCTATGGCCAGCGCGCCGGCCCGGTCCTCGACTGGCTTCATGCCCTGGCGGAGAAGCTGGACCGGCGGATCATGGTCCGCCTGGTCAAGGGCGCCTACTGGGACACCGAGATCAAGCGCGCCCAGGTGATGGGCCTCGACGGCTTTCCCGTCTTCACGCGCAAGATCAACACCGACATCAGCTACATCGCCCATGCGCGGAAGCTGCTGGAGATGCGCGGCCGCATCTATCCGCAGTTCGCCACCCACAACGCCCACACGGCGGCGGCGGTGCTGCACATGGCCGGCAACCGCATGGAAGGCTTCGAGTTCCAGCGGCTGCATGGCATGGGGGAGGCGCTGCACGAAGCGGTCCGGAAGAAGGACGGCACGCGCTGCCGCATCTACGCGCCGGTCGGCAAGCACCGCGACCTGCTGGCCTATCTGGTCCGGCGGCTGCTGGAGAACGGCGCGAACAGCTCCTTCGTCCACCAGATCGCCGACACCGAGGTGCCGCCGGAGGAGATCGCCCGCGACCCCTTCGCCGAACTGGAGAAGGTGGAAAGCGTGGCCCACCCGAAGATCGCGCGCGGCGCCGAGCTCTACGGCAAGGGGCGGCGCAATTCGAAGGGCTGGGACGTCACCGATCCGGCGGACGTGGCCCGCATCGAGGCCGGCCGCGCGCCCTTCGCCTCGCCGCACCAGTGGACCGCGGGGGCGGAAGGAACGGTCCGCGGCGTGATCAACCCGGCCAACCCCGACGACGTGGTGGGCCATGTCTACGAGGCCGATGCCGCCATGGCGGAGGCTGCGGTAGGCCGCGCCGCAAGTGCGCAGCCCGGCTGGGCCGCGACGGCGGTCGCCGAGCGGGGGGCCATCCTGAACCGCGCCGCCGATCTCTACGAAGCGGCGACCGAGGAGTTCTTCGCCATCGCCGCGCGCGAGGCCGGCAAGACGCCGCTGGACGCCGTCGCCGAGGTGCGGGAGGCGGTCGACTTCCTGCGCTACTACGCCATGCAGGCGCCCCGCGTGGAACAGGGCACGGCGGCGCGCGGCGTCATCGCCTGCATCAGTCCCTGGAACTTCCCGCTGGCGATCTTCACTGGCCAGGTGGCCGCGGCGCTGGCGACCGGCAATGCGGTGATCGCCAAGCCCGCCGAGCAGACGCCGCTGATCGCCGCCCGCGCCGTGGAGGCCATGCACGAGGCCGGCGTGCCGGCGGACGTGTTGCAGCTGCTGCCTGGCGACGGGCCGTCGGTGGGCGCGCCGCTTGCCGCCGATCCGCGCATCGCCGGGGTCTGCTTCACCGGCTCTACCGAGGTCGCGAAGCGAATCGAGCGGCAGCTCGCCGAGACGGGTCCGGCGGAAGCCATGCTGATCGCCGAGACCGGCGGGCTGAACGCCATGATCGTGGATTCCACGGCGCTGCCGGAGCAGGCGGTGCGCGACATTCTGGCCAGCGCCTTCCAGAGCGCAGGCCAGCGCTGCTCGGCGCTGCGCGTGCTCTACGTGCAGGACGATGTCGCCGACACCATGCTGGAAATGCTGTTCGGCGCCATGGATTCGCAGGCGCTGGGCGATCCCTGGTCCTACGCGACCGATGTCGGCCCGGTGATCGACGAAGAGGCCCGCGACGACATAAGGGCCTATGTCGACGCCGCCGAGCGGAAGGGCCGGGTGCTGAAGCGCATGGCCGTGCCGGAGCGCGGCCTGTTCGTCGGCCCCGTGGCGATCGAGGTCAGCGGGATCGGCGAGATGGAGCGCGAGGTCTTCGGCCCGGTCCTGCACATCGCCCGCTACGACGCCGAGAAGGTCGATGACGTCGTTCGCGACATCAATGCCCGGGGTTATGGCCTGACCTTCGGCATGCACAGCCGCATCGACCGCCGGGTGCAGGACCTGGTCGAGGGCGTCCATGTCGGCAATCTCTACGTCAACCGCAACCAGATCGGCGCCATCGTCGGCTGCCAGCCCTTCGGCGGCGAGGGGCTGTCGGGCACCGGACCCAAGGCCGGCGGCCCGCACTATCTCCGCCGTTTCCGCCGGGCGGTCGAGGGGGCGCAGGACGCGCCATCAGACAAGACCATCGACGCGGGCGACCTCCGCAAGGCGCTCTCGAAGCTCGATGCCGGCGGCTGGGCCGGTCAGCCGGGGCGGGTGACGGCGCTGCGCAACGCGCTCCGCGGCCGGGCGGAAGAGGCCATGGCTGCCGCGGCCGCGCTGGACTGCGGGCCGATCGACCTGCCGGGTCCGACAGGCGAATCCAACCGCTACTGGCTGAGCCCGCGAGGGCCCGTGATTTGCCTGGGACCGACGCCGGAGGCGGCGCTGGACCAGGCCGTGCAGGCGCTCCGCGTCGGCGCACCGGCGCTGATGGTCTGTCCCGGCGCGGCCGACGCCACGCAGCCGCTGATCGAGGCGAAGCTGCCCGTCGCGGCGCTGGATGGCGAAGCCGACGCGGCGGCGCTCGCGGAACTGGAGATCGGCGTTGCGGCCTTCTGCGGCGGGACGGACCGGATGCGCGCGCTCAAGCAGGCGCTGGCAGCCCGGGAGGGGCCGATCACGCCGCTGATCACCGAACGCATCCACCCGGCGGCCTTTGCCCACGAACGCGCCATCTGCATCGACACCACCGCCGCCGGCGGCAACGCCCAGCTGCTCGGGAGCGTCTGA
- a CDS encoding choline dehydrogenase gives MGNGDEATPFEGEWDYIVVGAGSAGCVLANRLSADPKNRVLVLEGGGKDNWIWFHIPVGYLFAIGNPRSDWLYRTEAEAGLNGRSLIYPRGKALGGSSAINAMISMRGQADDYRHWRQLGLDGWDWEDVQPVFRRIEDHFLGPNEHHGTGGEWRVEPPRVSWKVLDAVEDAAEQMGVSRIPDFNTGDNEGVSYFHVNQRRGVRVSAARAFLKPVMHRPNLRVETGVTVERVAIEGRRAAGVRFRRDGVEYLAKARGEVVLSAGAIGSVQILQLSGVGPAEWLGEHGIDVIADRQGVGRNLQDHLQQRAIYKVHGVKTLNETYHSLIGRAAMGLEYALFRRGPLTMAPSQLGIFTRSDPSRDCANIQFHVQPLSLDKFGDPLHRFPAITVSACNLQPTSRGTIRIRSPKPEDHPLIAPNYLATAEDRQVAADAIRVTRKLMRQPAMLQFEPEEFLPGPGVGDDDAALAQAAGDIGTTIFHPVGTAKMGRPDDAHAVVDERLRVIGLEGLRVIDASVMPTITSGNTNTPTIMIAEKGAEYVLAK, from the coding sequence ATGGGGAACGGAGACGAGGCCACGCCCTTCGAGGGCGAATGGGACTACATCGTGGTCGGCGCAGGCTCGGCCGGCTGCGTGCTCGCCAACCGGCTGTCGGCGGACCCGAAGAACCGGGTACTGGTGCTAGAGGGCGGCGGCAAGGACAACTGGATCTGGTTCCACATCCCCGTCGGCTACCTGTTCGCCATCGGCAATCCGCGCTCGGACTGGCTTTACAGGACCGAGGCCGAGGCCGGACTCAACGGGCGCAGCCTGATCTATCCGCGCGGCAAGGCGCTGGGCGGCAGTTCCGCCATCAACGCCATGATCTCCATGCGCGGCCAGGCGGACGACTACCGCCACTGGCGCCAGCTCGGCCTGGACGGCTGGGACTGGGAGGATGTGCAGCCGGTCTTCCGCCGGATCGAGGACCATTTCCTGGGACCAAACGAACATCACGGCACGGGCGGCGAATGGCGGGTCGAGCCGCCCCGAGTCTCCTGGAAGGTGCTGGATGCGGTGGAGGACGCCGCCGAACAGATGGGCGTCAGCCGGATCCCGGACTTCAACACCGGCGACAACGAAGGCGTCAGCTACTTCCACGTCAACCAGCGCAGGGGCGTCCGCGTCTCGGCGGCCCGCGCCTTCCTGAAGCCCGTGATGCACCGCCCGAACCTGCGCGTGGAGACCGGCGTCACCGTCGAGCGCGTCGCCATTGAGGGCCGGCGGGCGGCGGGCGTGCGGTTCCGCCGCGACGGCGTCGAGTACCTGGCGAAGGCCCGGGGCGAGGTGGTCCTGTCCGCCGGCGCCATCGGCTCGGTGCAGATCCTCCAGCTCTCCGGCGTGGGACCGGCGGAATGGCTCGGCGAGCACGGCATCGACGTCATTGCCGACCGCCAGGGCGTCGGACGCAACCTGCAGGACCACCTGCAGCAGCGCGCGATCTACAAGGTCCACGGCGTCAAGACGCTGAACGAGACCTACCATTCGCTGATCGGCCGCGCGGCGATGGGCCTGGAATACGCGCTGTTCCGCCGCGGCCCGCTGACCATGGCGCCGTCGCAGCTCGGCATCTTCACACGCTCCGATCCCTCGCGGGACTGCGCCAACATCCAGTTCCACGTCCAGCCGCTCTCGCTCGACAAGTTCGGCGACCCGCTGCACCGTTTCCCCGCGATCACGGTCAGCGCCTGCAACCTGCAGCCGACCAGCCGGGGCACGATCCGCATCCGCTCACCGAAGCCCGAAGACCACCCGCTGATCGCGCCCAACTACCTGGCGACGGCGGAGGACCGGCAGGTCGCCGCGGACGCGATCCGGGTGACGCGAAAGCTGATGCGGCAGCCCGCGATGCTGCAGTTCGAGCCCGAGGAGTTCCTGCCCGGCCCCGGCGTCGGCGACGACGACGCGGCGCTGGCCCAGGCGGCGGGCGACATCGGCACGACGATCTTCCATCCCGTAGGCACGGCGAAGATGGGCCGCCCGGACGACGCCCATGCGGTGGTCGACGAGCGGCTGCGCGTCATCGGTCTCGAGGGCCTGCGCGTCATCGACGCCTCGGTGATGCCGACGATCACGTCCGGAAATACCAACACGCCGACGATCATGATCGCCGAGAAGGGCGCAGAGTACGTGCTGGCGAAGTAA
- a CDS encoding two-component system response regulator: protein MNENNNDAADDGQQQIDLETLDDRSLLIIDDDRPFRQRLARAMEKRGFDVEVAESVEEGMALVREIHPAFAVVDLRLEDGNGLDIVTVLHDVRPEARVVMLTGYGNIATAVAAVKAGAIDYLAKPADADDVSKALLVVDGERPAPPENPMSADRVRWEHIQRVYELCGRNVSETARRLNMHRRTLQRILAKRSPK, encoded by the coding sequence ATGAACGAAAACAACAACGACGCCGCCGATGACGGCCAGCAGCAGATCGATCTGGAGACCCTGGACGACCGCTCGCTGCTGATCATCGACGACGACCGCCCCTTCCGCCAGCGCCTGGCGCGCGCCATGGAGAAACGGGGCTTCGACGTGGAAGTGGCCGAGTCGGTCGAGGAAGGCATGGCGCTGGTGCGAGAGATCCACCCCGCCTTCGCCGTGGTCGATCTGCGTCTCGAGGACGGCAACGGCCTCGATATCGTCACCGTCCTTCACGACGTCCGGCCCGAGGCGCGGGTGGTCATGCTGACCGGCTACGGCAACATCGCCACGGCGGTGGCCGCGGTGAAGGCCGGCGCGATCGACTATCTGGCCAAGCCGGCCGACGCCGACGACGTCTCCAAGGCGCTGCTGGTGGTCGACGGGGAACGCCCGGCGCCGCCGGAGAATCCCATGTCGGCGGACCGCGTCCGCTGGGAGCATATCCAGCGGGTCTACGAGCTTTGCGGCCGCAACGTCTCCGAGACCGCGCGCCGGCTCAACATGCACCGCCGCACGCTGCAGCGCATTCTGGCGAAACGCTCGCCCAAGTAG
- a CDS encoding terpene utilization protein AtuA codes for MSEKIIRIGGASGFWGDSGVGAPQLVRRAEIDYLVFDYLAEITMSIMARMRAKDPNAGYAVDFVSVAMKQVIRDIAEKGIKVVSNAGGVNPKACAEALRQVAEEAGVSLKIAWVEGDDLMDREEALRKAGVTEMFSGAPFPEKCWSMNAYLGAVPIAKALDEGADVVITGRAVDSAVTLGPLMHEFGWSPDNHDLMAAGSLCGHILECGAQATGGLYTDYHRVPDWDDIGYPIAECRADGSFVLTKPEGTGGLVEAGTIKEQLLYEIGDPRAYMLPDVVCDFTTVEVEEVGENRVLVKGAKGRPPTDSYKVSATWQDGYRAVAMMTIGGWEAVAKCEKTAEAILKRTRRMLAERNLGDYTETHLEILGGEAMYGPHSRARAAREAIMKLAVKHPDMKALSIFTKEIAAAGTSFSQGTTGFGAGRPKAQPVIRLFSFLAKKSDVPVSVVVDGKRFDVDVPAAGGFDPATISDVEAAPAEAPAGETVTVPLLAVAHGRSGDKGAHSNIGVVARRPEYLPVLRHALTAEAVGAYMAHVFDDQVKVDRFDLPGIGAMNFMLYGSLGGGGVASLRNDPQGKAYAQMLMDMEIEVPRSWGVDAGRAAA; via the coding sequence ATGAGCGAGAAGATCATCCGCATCGGCGGCGCATCCGGCTTCTGGGGCGATTCGGGGGTCGGCGCGCCGCAGCTCGTACGCCGCGCCGAGATCGACTATCTGGTCTTCGACTACCTGGCCGAGATCACCATGTCGATCATGGCCCGCATGCGCGCCAAGGATCCGAACGCCGGCTATGCGGTCGACTTCGTCTCCGTCGCCATGAAGCAGGTCATTCGCGACATCGCCGAAAAGGGCATCAAGGTCGTCTCCAATGCCGGCGGCGTGAATCCGAAGGCCTGCGCGGAGGCGCTGCGCCAGGTCGCCGAGGAGGCCGGAGTCAGCCTGAAGATCGCCTGGGTCGAGGGCGACGACCTGATGGACCGCGAAGAGGCCCTGCGGAAGGCGGGGGTGACGGAAATGTTCTCCGGCGCGCCGTTCCCCGAGAAATGCTGGTCGATGAACGCCTATCTGGGCGCGGTGCCGATCGCGAAGGCGCTGGACGAGGGTGCGGACGTCGTCATTACCGGACGCGCGGTCGATTCGGCGGTGACCCTCGGGCCGCTGATGCACGAATTCGGCTGGTCGCCGGACAACCACGACCTGATGGCCGCGGGCAGCCTGTGCGGCCACATCCTGGAATGTGGCGCCCAGGCGACGGGCGGCCTCTACACCGACTATCACCGCGTCCCCGACTGGGACGACATCGGCTATCCGATCGCCGAATGCCGCGCCGACGGCAGCTTCGTGCTGACCAAGCCCGAAGGCACCGGCGGACTGGTCGAGGCCGGGACGATCAAGGAGCAGCTGCTCTACGAGATCGGCGATCCCCGCGCCTACATGCTGCCCGACGTGGTCTGCGACTTCACCACCGTCGAGGTCGAGGAGGTCGGCGAGAACCGCGTGCTGGTGAAGGGGGCGAAGGGCCGACCGCCGACCGACAGCTACAAGGTCTCCGCCACCTGGCAGGACGGTTACCGCGCCGTGGCCATGATGACCATCGGCGGCTGGGAGGCCGTGGCGAAGTGCGAGAAGACCGCCGAAGCCATCCTGAAGCGCACGCGGCGGATGCTGGCGGAGCGCAATCTGGGCGACTACACCGAAACGCATCTGGAGATACTCGGCGGCGAGGCCATGTACGGCCCGCATTCCCGCGCCCGGGCCGCACGCGAGGCGATCATGAAGCTCGCCGTCAAGCATCCTGACATGAAGGCGCTGTCGATCTTCACCAAGGAAATTGCGGCCGCCGGCACGTCGTTCAGCCAGGGCACCACCGGATTCGGCGCCGGCCGGCCCAAGGCGCAGCCGGTCATCCGCCTGTTCTCATTCCTGGCGAAGAAGTCGGACGTGCCCGTTTCCGTCGTGGTCGATGGCAAGCGGTTCGATGTCGACGTGCCCGCCGCCGGAGGCTTCGATCCCGCCACGATCAGCGATGTCGAGGCGGCTCCCGCCGAGGCCCCGGCCGGCGAAACGGTCACGGTGCCGCTGCTGGCGGTCGCCCACGGCCGCTCCGGCGACAAGGGCGCACACTCCAACATCGGCGTCGTCGCGCGCCGGCCGGAATATCTGCCCGTGCTGCGCCACGCCCTGACGGCGGAGGCGGTCGGCGCCTACATGGCGCATGTCTTCGACGACCAGGTGAAGGTGGACCGCTTCGACCTGCCCGGCATCGGGGCGATGAACTTCATGCTCTACGGCAGCCTGGGCGGGGGCGGCGTCGCCAGCCTGCGCAACGACCCGCAGGGCAAGGCCTACGCCCAGATGCTGATGGACATGGAGATCGAGGTTCCCAGGTCGTGGGGCGTCGACGCGGGCCGGGCCGCCGCCTGA